The Capsicum annuum cultivar UCD-10X-F1 unplaced genomic scaffold, UCD10Xv1.1 ctg42731, whole genome shotgun sequence sequence agcatcaaagtgccattcattactaTGGACGACTTCTTCCCCAATCAAGGGTTTTGGGACAAAGACATTGGATCTGTCTTTATTGGCCTCCATAAGAGTGGTGACACCCCTAGGGCTAGTGAATCGAGCCTGGGGTGCTAAAGTTGTACCCATCagtcgatagtatactctgtatattatcgcaatttctctagtattatccttactattcatgttttttgttttaacattaagtgttaaaacatccatgatgttagggtCATTGATATCTACagagaaattagggtaacaattaaagtataccgggccgtcggcgAGATTACTTTGGATGAAGCCTAAGAGAGagtcgtcaaaatttaatagacgagcatctcttagtataGCACAGACGGGGATGTCTAGGCCCTGTCTAAAGAGAGGCTTAATTGCCACCTGAACAAGCCCTATATGTAGATAATGAAACTGACTCTTAAATCGGTTTATATCTAAATCATTTAatagttgaataatttctaaagaattattaatagcaacagtagactcagaggtcttaatattatgttttttgaaaaaactgaaTTTTCCGATTTGATAAATCGTACTGAAGGATTCTTcaggaatactccagttttgaagattgtTCTCGATATTAGCAATCTGGGTTGCTTTGGAAGAAAGATTAATAGTATTTTTGGTATGGGAGGACCAACCGATATTTACTTGAGAAGGATGGTCGAAAGGTCACTCTTTATCTTCTTTTGCCATcacaagtgaatgaattacatcAAAAGATGAGGGAGTTGAAGGAGAAGGGAAAGAaactcaaaaatggtgaaaaggagGGGAAAACCGTGGGTGGGGCAGTAGGGATTTTCGGGACTGTCTCAACATCAAATGGGCaagaaaacatggtgatgttggcTAGAAAGAAGGAACTCTTCTTGGATTATGATGTGGACATGCCTATGCTTcttttggctcattgttttaatactaaccccactaattcttttatttctcctttgatttcttgtatGTTACAGGATTATaaagatgtatttcccaaagaacttccgcAAGGATTACCCCCGCTTCggggaattgagcatcaaattgaCTTTGTGCCGGGCTCACAATCGCCAAATAAGTCGGCTTACAGAAGCAACCCTACGGACACCAAAGAATTGCAACATCAAGTTAAGAAAttcctcaacaaagggtatatcaaggagatCATGAGTCCGTGTACGGTTCTGATGCTACTGGTGCCTAAGAAAGATGGAACATGGCATATG is a genomic window containing:
- the LOC124891964 gene encoding uncharacterized protein LOC124891964; amino-acid sequence: MRELKEKGKKLKNGEKEGKTVGGAVGIFGTVSTSNGQENMVMLARKKELFLDYDDYKDVFPKELPQGLPPLRGIEHQIDFVPGSQSPNKSAYRSNPTDTKELQHQVKKFLNKGYIKEIMSPCTVLMLL